GACCCCAGCCGGTAGGGGTGTTCACGGGGGACGCCCTGTTCGTGGGTGAGGTCGGGCGGACCGATCTCTTCGGCGAGGAGCGCATCGGGCAGATGGCGCCCCTGCTGTTCGATTCTCTGCACGACAAGCTCCTCTCCCTGGGGGAGGGGACCATAATCTATCCGGCCCACGGAGCGGGCTCTGCCTGCGGAGGTAGCATATCTGATCGCGAGGAAAGCACCATCGGCCTGGAGATGGCTCAAAACAAAGCTCTCACGATCGGGAGCAGGGAAGCGTTCGTGGCCATGAAGAAGGCGGAGGTGATGGAGAAGCCGTACTACTTCGCCCGGATGGAGGAGATCAACCTGGCCGGGCAGCCGGTGCTGGGCTCCCTGCCCCGTCCACCCCAGCTGTCTCCCGGGGAGTTCGAGCGGCTCATTGGCGCCGGAGCGGCGGTCCTGGACGTTCGGGCCCCCACCTCCTTTGCCGGCGGCCACATTGAAGGTTCTGTCAGCATCCCCCGGGAGGTCCTGCCCAGTTACGCAGGATGGGTCCTCGAGTACGGCAGGCCGATCGTGCTGGTCACCGACGGTCCGGAGGAGGTGTCCGAGGTCGTGCGCATGCTGATACGCATCGGCTATGACGATATCATCGGTCACCTGGGGGAGGGGATGGAGGGGTGGGCCAAGAGAGGGCTGCCGATAGCAAGCTTCCCCCTTGTCACCCCGACAGAGCTCCATGGCATGCTTGGCCGGGAAGAGAACATCCTAGTCCTCGACGTGCGCACGGAGAAGGAGTGGAGGGCGGAGCGGGTGGAACGTTCGATGCACATCTTCGCCGGTTACCTCAGGGACCGTATCGACGAGGTCCCTCGGGGTACGAGGGTGGCGGTGATGTGCTCGTCCGGTCTGAGGGGAAGCCTGGGAGCGGGCATTTTGCAGGATGCCGGCTATGAGGTGCTCAATATTCTGGGAGGGACAGGAGGGTGGAAGAAGGCGGGCTTGCCATTGGAGAAATGAGAAAGTGTGCTCCGAGCTAGCATGTTTCACTTAAGTTTATTTATGAAGTGTAAGGGGCATGCTTAAAATCGAAAAAAAATGGCAATATTTGGTCATTATAATCATCATTCTCGTAACAATGTTCTATTTAACAGCCTTTAGAAACAAAATATGTAACATTGTTGCGGTTTCTAAACAACAAGGATTAAATATTGTAAAACCAGTTAAGAAAATAGGGATTATATGGGCTACGAGGAAATATTTCCGCCATATGACATGGAGTGGCATGCGCATGCCACCAAGCGCTTTGCGAATCCCTTCGTTGACAACAAGTATGACAGGGTAGATGTTGACCCGGTCATGCTGTCCCATGCGGCTATCGCATGCGGTTACACGATTAGGGATTTCTACGAGAAGCCTGAGCTGGGCATACACTGCCTGGCCTACATCTACCAGATGTACGACCTGCTACCGGTCACTCACTGGTTCTACTCGACCCCTTGGCTCAAGGAGCTGGGGATGGAGCTGACCCAGAAGGACACCCTTCCTCCAATCGCCGAGACTCCCATCATCAGCGAGCCCGGCCAGGTGGATGACCTTGAGGTGCCCGACGAGAAGGCCATCAGGAACGGTTACACCTACCCGCAGTACCAGAGGCTGTACTCTTACGTCCAGAAGAACCTACCGCAGACCTTCGTCCCGATCGCTTACGGTTTCGATCCGGTCGGAGAGGCCTCCCACATCTGCGGCGTCGAGAACTTCATCATGTGGACCTTCACTGAGCCCGAGGCGGCCCAGAAGCTGCTGAAGAAGTTCACCGACACCGCCATCGAGGGCGCGCTGTGCACCGCTAAGGACTATGGCATGGCCATGCTCGTCCTGGGTTCCGTCCTGGCGAACAACGATATCTTCTCTGACGAGGCTGTCCGTGAGTACTCCGTCAACAACATGCGGTACTACATCGACAAGTGCTTCAGGGGAGGCGCTGGCCCGCAGATCTTCTACCACTGCTGCGGTAACCACGAGACCGACTACAAGGAGTTCCACAACCTTATCTGGTCCCCCTTCACCGTGTTCCACATCGGGTACAAGGGCCGTGAGGTCTTCCCGACCGAACTGCTGAAGAAGGAGTTCGGGAACAAGGCCACCATCATGGGCTCGGTCGACACCAAGCTGATGATCAACCCCAACCCGAAGGCGGTTTACGATCAGGCTGCGGCCTCCGTTAAGGCTGGACGCGACAGCCCCAGGGGATACATCCTGGGCTGCGCTTGCGAATGCCCCATGTACACGCTCCCCGGCAACATCCTGGCCATGACCAGGGCGGCTGCGGACCACGGGACGTATGGGAAGTTCTGAGGTGAGCCAAATGGATGCAAAGTTCTCTGCTAACGCCAAGGACCTGCTGGGGAAGAGGGGCCTGAAGGAGGCCGATGTCGCGGACGTCATCAAGACCGCGGAGACCTCCCACAGGAAGATCACCGACGGTAAGGTCAGCATCGCCAAGAAGCGCATCGGCGAGGTCACCATCTACGCCGTCTACGACAGCCACGGCAACGTCGAGTCCGCATACTCTCACCGCATGGTGCTGGGCGAGCCTGTGAAGACCACCGACGAGCCCGAGGTCACCAAGTGGGAGTGCGTGCACTGCAAGGAGAAGGCTATCGCTGGGACCGTCAACATGACCTATATGGGCATCACCAGGTCCGGACCGGCGGTCGTCTGCCAGAAGTGCGGCGACTCCTGGGTCGAGGAATACCTCGCCACCAAGACCATCGCGGCGGCCGAAGGGCTGTTCGAGAAGAAGAAGGCGTAAACCTCTTTCGGCCGCACTGCGGCCCCTTTCAATATTTTTCTTTATACGCTAAGCAAGCCACACGCGATTTTCAGCAACACATAATTAGCCAGAACCGATTGAGGTTAGCGGACCGGTGACGATAATGATAGAGAACCTAGGGGAGAGCAGCAGCCTGTGCCCGGAGTGCCTTAAGGTCATCCCGGCGGTCAAGTATGCCGAGAACGACAATGTGTACCTGGAGAAGACCTGCCCGGAGCACGGCAAGTATAAGGTATTGATCTGGAGGGGATTGGCCGATTATAAGTCGATGAAGGCCTACGCCTGCGTGCCGTCCAGGCCGGAAAAGTATATCGTCACCAAGAAGGCCACCTGCCCCATTGACTGTGGACTGTGCCAGGACCACACACAGCACACCTGCCTGGTGGTCCTCGAGGTCACCAACGACTGCAACCTGAAGTGCCCCATCTGCTTTGCCTCGGCCAACGAGCGCTATCACTTCAACCCCACCATGGATCAGATAAGAAGCATGTTCCAGACCACGCTAGACTATGTGAACAGTCCTACCTGTATCCAGATCAGTGGCGGGGAGCCCACCATCCGCGACGACCTGCCCGATATCATCAAGCTGGGCAAGTCGATGGGCATCGATTACATCGAGGTCAACACCAACGCGGTGCGCTTCGCCCAGGATAAGGAGTTCCTCCTGGCCTGCAAGGAGGCGGGAATGGACTCCCTATATTTCTCCTTCGACGGCCTCACTTCTGATGTCTACATGAAGACCTGCGGAAAGGATCTCCTCGCAACGAAGCTCCAGGCCATAAAAAACTGCCAGGAACTGGGGATCGGGGTGACGCTGGTCACAGTGGTCTCTCCGGACATCAACCTGCATCAGATCGGGGACATCATCAACTTCGCCAAGAAGAACGTGCCTACGGTTAAGGGGATTCACTTCCAACCTCTCAGTTATTTCGGCCGCTATCCCATTGTCCCCAAGGACGAGAACCGAACGGTGCTTCCTGATCTGCTCAAGGAGATCGAGAAGCAGACCAAGGGCGAGCTGCGAGTGGACAACTTCATTCCCACCTCCTGCACCAACGTCCACTGCGACGTGAAATCCATGTCAGTCATCATGGAGGACGGCTCCCTCTTCCCCCTTACTCACAGAGCCATGGGGCCGCCCAAGGACACCTGCTGCGTGGCCACTAAGACGAGGAAGGAGATCAGCGACCTATGGCGGTACATCGATGAGAGCCTGGGCAATGATGGGGGCGAGGCCAAAGGGTCCTGGGATGAGTTCATCCAGAGAGCCCGGACGAACTACCTGACGATCTCCAGCATGCCCTTCCAGGACGTATGGAATGTGGACACCGATCGGCTGAAGGGATGCTGCATCCATACCGTGACCCCGGATGGCAAGCTCATTCCCTTCTGCCTGTTCAACATAAACAGCGTGCATGGCAAGACCCTCTATCGCCACGAGATCCTGGAGAAGTATGCCAAGTGGGGCTCGTCTTAGGCGTCCGGCAGGACGCCTGAATTTTTAAAATTTTGAAGGAGGGCGGCGGCTCACCGCGTGCCCTTCTTCCCCACACTCTTGTTGTAGTTGGAAACGATGTTATTCATGTAGTCGGCCAGGAGCTTCTGGCGTTCCCAATCCTTGGTCAGGGGGCCCTCCAGGGGGAACTCGGAGTCGCACCTGAGGCAACGGGCGAGCTGACACCCGAAAGCGCCCTTCCGGCAACCCTTGCAGGCTATGGCCCTCGACTGGAAGAGGGAGAACTCGAGGCCGCAGTTGGGACACTTGATCTTCTTCGTGGTCTTGAGGAGGGCAGGGGTCACTCCCATCTCCTTCATGTGCTCTGTCAATACCATCTCATTGCCTCTCCATCCTATATGGTCTGAATGTAAAAAGCCTTTCTGGTCGCCCCGTCCATCATTGGTCCAGCTCGACCTCTCTGGGCTCCATGGAAGGCGGGAAGATCGCCGGCCACCGCAGGAATGGCTTGTACGGATAGGATGCTGTTCCTTCGGTCTCCCTTAGTCCCTCCATCAGCTCCTCGATCCTGGGGGCGGGGAACGCCACCACGACCTCGGACTCCTGTACCAGGCCGTAGGCGCGGTCGCCCATGCACGGCACGTCCACGGTGACCGCCCCCGCGTCTACCGCCCTGGCGATGGCCGAGCACAGCGAGGCTTGTCCGGTCATGCGTACCGATACGACTTCCCCTCGGGCGTAGGCGAAGGCGATGACCAGACGAAGCGCCCGCGCCGGGCTCATGTACATCACGATAACATCAGGGTCGAAGGGCACAATGTCCAGCGGGGCCATGATCACTCCGGAGAACCGCTTGCCGGCATTGCCCAGCATGTACATGTTCTCGTGTAGGCGCCTGGCCGCCTCTACATTCTGGGTGAATGGCAGGTTGAGGTCACCCTCCGACAGTCGTTCCGGCGTGCGGACGAGGCCGAGGCAGGCCGCCCCCCACAGGCATTTGGTCCCCTGGCTCGACGCGCCCACCAGACCCTCCGCGCGGTTGTAGCGGGCAATGGCGGCCATGTGGCAGGGGGTGGTATCGGTGAGCAGCCGGGCATCACGATAGTCCAACAGTTCCCTCGGTTTCTCCAGCAGCTTCACTCCGACAGGGTAGGCCGGCAGGCACACCTTGTTGCGCAGCTCCTCAGTAATGGCCTTCCAATTATGGCCGGGCATCGCCTCTTCATCGCCTTCCCATGTCTTTAGATTGTTGTTGGAAGCAGCGTTGATGGGCGAGAGTTTATTTCCCGAAAAACACCTGGGGGGCCCGGATATTTAAAAGGGACGTCCGGAGGAAGGACCGGGCGAAGGAGGATGCACATCATGGTCGACCAAGTCGCAGATGAAGCTCTGGTTGCCGCAGAGCCAGAGAGGAACACCGTAGAGGACCACATAGCCCTCATTTTCCATAAGGATGAGGAGAGGCTCACCACCATAACCCCCCTGATCAAGGTGGGGCTGGAGAAAGGCGAGCTCTGTCTGTATGTCTCCAACGAGGAGAACGATCAGGCCATCGTGGAGGCGCTGAGAGCCGAGCACATCGACGTCGAAAAGGCGGTCAGCAACGGCAGCCTGATTCTCACCAACAAGCGGGAGATGTACTTCAAGCTGGGGCGGTTCGATCCGGAGTGGACGATCCGGGTCATCAACAACATCGCCGATCTTGCCCGATCCTATGGCTTCACGGCCATGCGGGTCATGTCCGAGATGGCGTGGACCCAGGAGATGGTGGCGGGCATCGAACGATGGCCGGAGTACGAGGCCAAGCTGAACGCCCTAAATCCCGGCATCTCGCTGCGCATCATATGCCAGTACGACCGGCGGCTATTCTCCCCCGAGGCGCTCATGGCGGCCATCCAGACCCATCCACGGATCGTGGCGGACGGGGAGATCAGCAAGAACAGCTTCTTCATCCCCTCCGACCGACTGCTGATGGGCAACTATGCCGAGGCAGAGCTGGAGATGGTGATGGCCAGCATCCGGCAGCTGAACAGCTCGGAAGCAGCCCTGCAGGACCGTGACAGCATCATTGAGCGATTGACCCAGCAGGCTGATGCCGATAACGCCGCCAGGAAGAGCCTGGAGGCGGCGCTGGACGAATCCCGCCATCGGTTCAAGGAGTTCGCTGAGCGGGCCTCCGACTGGGCCTGGGAGCTGGACGAGCAGGGAGCGTTCATCTACTCCTCCCCGAGGATCAGGGACATCTTGGGAATGCAACCGGAGGAGATCATCGGCAAGACCCCCATGGACCTGGTGTCCAAGGAGGCGGCCGACCGGACGGCGAAGTTGCTGACTCCGGCGATGTCCTCCCACGCCCCCATCTCGGCATTGGAGATGGAGGCCAGGCACAAGGACGGCCACGTCGTGTACCTGGAGATGAACGGGACACCTCGCTTCGACCAGGATGGTAAATTCCAGGGGTATCGTGGCGTGGACCGGGATATCAGCGGGCGCAAGGCCTCCAAGCAGGCCATCGAGGAGAGCAGGAGGCGGGCAGAGGAGTCCCTGGCCGAGATCAAGGCCCGGGACGAGCGCATCGCCGCCCTGGATCAGGAGATCGTCCAGCTCAAAGGCTCTCTGGCCGAGTTCGATTCCTCGCTCACCGCCTTGCGCGGCGAGATCGACGGAAAGGAGAACATCCTGAGGGAGGCCAACGAAAACCTGGCCCGGCTGAACGAGAGCCTCCAGGCCCGTGAGGCGGAGATCTCGACTCTGCGGGCCTCTCATGACGAGAAGCAGTCCACGCTCGAGGCCCAGGCCGATGAGATCGCCGACCTCAAGCGGCAGCTGGAGGAGCGGGGCGGAGAGTTGAGCGGTATCCAGGCCGCGCTGGCCGCGGCGCAGCTGGCAGTCCTGGGCAAGACCTCCGAGCTTGAGAAGCTGACCTCCGGCTTCAACGCCCAGTCCTTGGAGCTCAAGGGAGCGAGGGATTCCCTATCCGGGGTCGAGGAGACCCTGGCTCACAAGGAGCAGGAATCCTTCGCCATGCGGCAGCAGATCGACCGCCTGGAAGCGGACCTCAAGGCCACCAAGGAATCGTTGGCCATGAGGAGCGAGGAGTTCGGCAGGGCGCAGCAGGAGCTGTCCGAGGCCAAAGTGTCGCTGGAACAGGTTAAGGGTGAACTGGCGGTAGGGAGCGAGGAGCTGGCCCAGAAGGTTAAGGACCTGGCCGGGGCAGAGGAGCTCGCCGAGCAGAGGGCCCGTGAGCTGGCGGCCGCCAACGAGGCCATCGAGGCCAAGACCGGCGAGCTGGTCACGGTCAACGGATCGTTGGAGCAAAAGGTAGCCGAGATCGCCGCCGTCACCGCCCTGGCAGAGGGAAGGGCGACCGAGCTGTCCTCGGTCAAAGAGGACCTGGAGCGGACGCAGAGCGAACTGTCCTCCACCAAGGTGTGGTTGGAGAGAGCTGCATCGGACCTCGCCGCCGCCAAGCAGCTGATGGAGCAGAGGACCTCCGAACTTGGTGCCGCCAACGAGGCCATCGAGGCCAAGACCGGCGAGCTAGCAGCGATGAACGCGTCCCTGGAACAGAAGGCCGCCGAGTTGGCTGCCGCCAACGAGCTCGCGGAGCAGCGGGCCTCGGAGCTGGCAGCGATGAGCGCGTCCCTGGAACAGAAGGCCGCAGAACTGGCGGCGGCCGAGAGCAGGGTCGCGGAGAAGGATGGTGCCCTGGTCGGATCACTGGCTGAGGTAGAGGGCCTCAAGGCCATGCTGTCATCCAGGGAGAGCGACCTGGAGGCCCGGACCGCCGAGCGAGACGCCCGCCTGGAGGAGATCGCTCAAGCCCGGGAAGACATCGATAGGCTGGAGCAGACGCTGGTGACCCGCGGCGGGGAGCTCGCCGGGACCGTCGCCGCCTGTGAGGGCGTTAAAGCCGACCTCGCCGCCCTCACCGAGGAGCTGCAACTCGCCCGCGAGAGCATCGACCGGGTGGAGGAAGAGAAGGTCGAGCTAAGGAGCACGATCGAGGCTCGCGACGTCGCCTTGGCCGATCTCAACGCCGTCCTGGGCCGAACCACCTCGGACCTCGCCGCCCGCGAGGGCGAGCTGGCGACGGTCCGCGCGGTGCTGTCGGAAAGAGAACGTGAACTGTCCCAAGCCTCATCGCGGGTCGATGTGCTGAGCAAGATCCTCGTACTCAAGGAGGAGGAACTCTCCGCTTCTCTCAAGATCAGCGAGGCCCGTAGGTGCCAGGCCGACCAATTGGACGTTCAGGCCAGGCAGCTCGAGGCTGACCAGAACGTCAGCGTCACGGTCATCAGCGGCCTGAGGGAAGCTATGCATCGGGGCGGCAAAGATCTGGCCCAGGCGAAGGCGGAGCACGAGGCCGCGTTGGCCCAAGCCTGTGCCGCAGCAGCCCGGGAGCGGGAGCTCGCCGGGGCCCGGTGGGTGGAGAACGTTCTACTCCGGACCAGGGTGCAGGAACTCGAGGCGTCCAGGAACGCAGCGACCGGAGAGGCAATGGGGCTGCGCAAAGCCTTCATGGGCCTGGCGTCCCCCGCAGCCATGGTATCTCCGGAGGGCAAGATCATACTTGCCAATCCGGCCATGGAGCAGATAATGTCCATGGATCTGGCCGGCAGGGCTACCGCCGACCTGTGGCCCGGGCTGGACATCAGCGAGCCGGGCTCGATCCGGATCGAACAGAACGGCCAGCTGATGGAGATGAAGGTGCTCCCCTCCGCCCTGCGGGACGGGATGCAAGACATCGGCACGGTGCTCACCTTCGGCGAGCCGGTGCCGATCAGGGCCGCCGAAAGCAAGGGACCCAACCCTGCGGCCTTGGCTCACGATCTCAACGATTCGCTCCAGGTCATTATGGGCAGCGTGTCCCTGGCTAAGGAGTACGTGATCCCCGAGGGCCGCATGTACAGCAAGCTCAGGCGGATCGAGAGCGCCTCGGTGACCGCCCGCGATCTCGCCAGCCAGCTGATGTCCCCGGCCCGTGAGGTGCACCTAGATGCGTCCTCGGTACCCACCAACCTCACCCGGGGCAAGGGCAGACTGCTGCTGATGGATGACGACGAGAACGTGCTTGAGGCGACTGGAGACCTGCTGCGATACCTTGGCTACAACGTCGAGGTGGCCCGAGACGGAGAGGAGGCGGTGGCCATGTGCAAGGAGGCCGAGGAAATATGGCAGTCCTACGACCTGGCGATGGTGGATTTATCCATCTCCTCAGGGATGGGAGGCTTGGAGGCGAGCAAGAGCCTGGTGGCGATGAACCCCCGGATCGCACTGATCGTCACCAGCGGCTACATTTCCGACCCAGTGATCGCCGATCCGAAGGCCCACGGGTTCGCCGCCGCCCTATCCAAACCCTACTCCGCGGAACTGCTGTCCAAGACCATCGCCGAGGTCCTGGCTAGCCAGCCTTCCGCTTAAGCAAACCTATTTCGGACGCCAGGTGATGCACCGACCTGATGGCTCTGCTCGATAAGGTCAAGATCGCGATCGCCAGGAGGAGATTGACCTCCCTCAAGGTCAAGGGGGACGCCAATCCCCTGGAGGGATGGATCCATGGCAAGGTGAGAAAGGAGTTCGATAGCTCCAGGGAGTTCCGGCAAGCCATCGGTCGTGACCAGCTGGGGGCGGTAACCAGGAGGGACCTCCGGGAGTACCAGCTCCACCGGTTCCGCCAGCAGATGGCCTACGTCATGGAGAACTCCTATTACTACAAGAAGAAGTTCGAGGCTGCCGGGGTGAGGCCGGAAGACATCCGGACCTACGATGATCTGGAAAAGGTCCCCTTGACCGACCCCGCAGACCTGGCGGCCGAACCGCTGACCTTCCTCTGCGTGTCACAGAGCAAGGTGATGCGGGCATTCACCACCTCCGGCACCACGGGCACGAGGAAGCGACTGTTCTACACGCAGGATGATGTCCTCAACATCGTCGACGCCATCTCCGCCGCCCTCCGTTCCGTCGGCATGTCTGGGCAGGACAACCTACAGATCATGTTCCCGGCAGTCTCAGCCTGGGATCCGGGGCTCATGTTGGAGAGCGCCTGCAAGGTCGCCGGACTGCGGGCCAAGGTGTGCAGCTCAGTGGACGTGGATGAGCAGATTAGGACGATGAAGGAGCAGAACACCAAGGTCATGATCGGCCTGACCTCCTTCTTATACCGGATCACCGTCCTCGCTAGGGACAAGTACGACCTTCGGTCCTTCGGCATCAAGGCCATCATCTGTTCGGCGGAGCCCTTGCCAGAAGCGATGCGGCGGGAGATGCGTTCGGCGTGGGGGTGTAAGATCCTGAGTCAGTACGGTATGACCGAGATGGGCCTGGCGACGGCCATCGAGTGCGAGGCCGCCGACGGTCTGCACATGGATGAAGCCGATTACCTGGCCGAGGTCATCGACCCGGCGACCGGGAAGCACCTCCCGGAGAGGACCACGGGAGAGCTAATCTTTACCTCGCTGTGGATGCAGGGAACCCCCTTGCTGAGATACCGCACCCGGGACCTCACTCACCTGATCGAGCCGCCGTGCACCTGTGATTTCGTCACCATCGGTAAGATGGGCAAGGTTCAGGGACGCATGGATGCCCAAACCAAGATCGGCTACGGTCAGAAGATCTATCCAGTGCTGTTCGACGAGGTGCTTCTTTCCATCCCCGGAGTACTGGGATATCATCTGGTCCTGGAAAAAGAAGGATATCGCGATAAACTCACTTTCAGGGTGGAGATGAAGGGCGATACCGGAGGCGCGCAGGACAAGATCCTTGAGGCGCTGATGCAGCTGGACGAGATCAGGGAGCCGCTGGAGAACGACCTCATAACGAAGCCGATGATCGAGATAGTACAGGCCGGCAGCGTGCCCTTCGCCCCCAAGAGCAAGGTCATCGAGGATCGCCGGCAAAATTACGATCAGGCGACTGGCCCGGCGAAAGATTCTTGACCGGTCAGGGAGTAGCGGGGACCGATGAAGGCCGGAGTGATAGCCGTCCAGGGAGCCGCGCCGGAGCACGTCCGGGCGCTGGAGTCCGCGTTGGCCGAGCTGGGGAGAAGTGGGAGCGTAATCACCGTGCGCAGGCCCCAGGAGCTGGAACAGGTGTCCTGTGCAGTCATACCAGGAGGAGAGAGCACCACCATCTCCAAATTGCTGATGCACTCCGGTCTGCACGATCTCATCATCAAGCGGGCCGAGGAGGGCATGCCGGTGTTGGGCACCTGTGCCGGGTGCGTGCTGCTGGCGAAGGAAGGGGATGGCGAGGTAGAGAGGACTGACACCAGGCTCCTTGGCCTCATGGACATGGCGGTCGACCGCAATGCCTTCGGTCGGCAGAGGGAGAGCTTCGAAGCTCCTCTGGACATCAAGGGGATGAGCGCACCGTTCCCCGGCGTCTTCATCCGCGGCCCGGTGATCAGGAAAGTCTGGGGCAACTGTGAGGTCCTGGCCCGCTACGGTGAGCGTATAATAATGGCAAGGCAGGGCAACCTGATGGCTCTGAGCTTCCATCCCGAGCTGTCGGGCGACAACCGCATCCACAGGGCGTTGCTGGAGATGGTGTGAGGTTCTAGGACTTCACCGCCCGGATGATGCCCTCCAGGCGGGCGACGTACTCGCCATTCTCTACGACCGTTCCGGTGACTACCACACTGGCGCCAGCGTTCTTGACCCTGGCCGCGGTCTCCGCGTCCCGGATCCCTCCACCTACCAGCAGCGGGATGTCGATGGCCGACCTCACCGCCGAGATCATGTCCTCGGGCACCGCTTGGGGTGCGCCGCTCCCGGCCTCAAGGTACACGTAATCCATCCCCAGGTACTGCGCGGCGAGGGCATAGGCCACCGCCCGCTTGGGCTGGTCGCGGGGGATGACGTCGGCCTGGCCGACCTCACCCACTTTCATCCCCGGGGCCACGATGATGTACCCCATGGAGATGGTTTCGAGCTTGAGCTTCCTGACGATGGGGGCACCGGCGACCTGTTCTCCCACCACCATTCTGAGGTTGCGGGAGTTGAGCATGCTCATAAAGTACATGGCGTCGGTGTAGGGAGAGATGGCATTCGCGCCCGACGGAAAGTAGATGACCGGGACGTCAACCTTCGCCTTGATGGCCTGCACCGTTTGATCCAGATTCTCCTGGGTGACGCCTGTGGAACCGCCGACCATGATGGCATCGGTGCCCAGCTCGCAGGCGGTCCGGGTGATCTCGGCGGCCACGGCAGGCTCCTGCTTGGCGGGGTCCAGGAGAGTCATATGCAGCGCGCCTTTCTTCATCTTCTCACTAAGGATATCTTTGACGGTCATAGCAAACCTCCCAGTAAGAACGAGACCAGCGCGACCAGCATGCCGTACTTGGCCCATTTCTGCCCCTGCCTGGGATTTCGGAAATGAACTATAGAGCAGTATATAAATATTGCATCAGCGAACAAAACCGCGGCCAGATAAGCCAGGCCGAACCGGCCGGCGAGGTACGGCTCGAAGGACAGGGCCACTGCCACCAGGAAGGCGACGCTGGCCACGGCCCCCGCGGCCCCCGCTCCGATCCGCTGGGGCAAGGTGCGCCGATCGAAGTCCGAAGTCATGTCCTGAACGTCCTTGACAATCTCCCGGCCCAGGGTCGCCAGCATGGCCATGATGGAGATGGCCAGGGTAGCGCGGATGTCCCCGACCACGGCTCCTCCGAGTAGGAAAAGCATGCCGGTGAGCACGGCGATGGAAAGATTGCCGGACAGGCCCATCTTCTTGGTCTTCAGCTCATAGGCCAGCATAAGGACGATCGCCACCAGCACGATGATGAAGGACAACACGCCCCACAGCAGGACTGCAAAGGCCAGGGAGATCACGAACGCCCCCGCGGATATGTTGCGGGCGGCATCCGGCTTTATCCTGCCGGACGGGATCGGCCGCTCGGGGTGGGCCAGCTTGTCCACATCGCGATCAAGGTAATCGTTGAGGGTATTGCCCCCGATGATGAAGGTCACCACCACCCCGGAGGCGATGGCGATCTGAGGGAGGAAGTTGACGATATCGGTGCCCACCGCGATCAGGGCGGCAAGGACGAGGCCGACGACTCCCATCACGCAGTTGCCCACGCGGAACAACTGGACGTACCTGTTCACGCAGGCCCATTAATGTGCGAATAATAATCCTTTGCCCTCGGACCTCAGGGCCCTGGACGCCGGAAGGAGGCCCCGAACTGGCGCTCCTCCAGCTCGATCATGGCCTTCATGCCGCTGGAGATACGTCTCACCGAGTGGCGGCATTGGGGACCACAAGGGACGGAGAAAGCGCGGTCGTTGGGCTTGGGCCAGTACTTAATGCGGTGCCCGTTGTAGAGGTAACCGATTTCCAGCACCATCCCCTGGAACGGCTCACATAGGTCTCCTGGGGCGTCGGCCGGGGCGGCCCGGTAGACCTGACAATAGATCTCACCCTCCTCCATCAATCGGCGGCACAGCCCGCGCACGTACCAAGTGTTGAACTCGGTCCGAGCCAGCGTCCTTGCGGCCCGCGCCGGCTCGGTGCGTCTCACCCCGCCGAAGGGGGAGGGTTCGAACTCGGCCCACAGCTCCTTGGCTATAAGGGCCTCGGCCAGGGAGTCCTCAGTGCCCCTGATGACCGCTTCCTTCATC
This DNA window, taken from Methanomassiliicoccus sp., encodes the following:
- the pdxT gene encoding pyridoxal 5'-phosphate synthase glutaminase subunit PdxT, producing MKAGVIAVQGAAPEHVRALESALAELGRSGSVITVRRPQELEQVSCAVIPGGESTTISKLLMHSGLHDLIIKRAEEGMPVLGTCAGCVLLAKEGDGEVERTDTRLLGLMDMAVDRNAFGRQRESFEAPLDIKGMSAPFPGVFIRGPVIRKVWGNCEVLARYGERIIMARQGNLMALSFHPELSGDNRIHRALLEMV
- a CDS encoding AMP-binding protein, with amino-acid sequence MALLDKVKIAIARRRLTSLKVKGDANPLEGWIHGKVRKEFDSSREFRQAIGRDQLGAVTRRDLREYQLHRFRQQMAYVMENSYYYKKKFEAAGVRPEDIRTYDDLEKVPLTDPADLAAEPLTFLCVSQSKVMRAFTTSGTTGTRKRLFYTQDDVLNIVDAISAALRSVGMSGQDNLQIMFPAVSAWDPGLMLESACKVAGLRAKVCSSVDVDEQIRTMKEQNTKVMIGLTSFLYRITVLARDKYDLRSFGIKAIICSAEPLPEAMRREMRSAWGCKILSQYGMTEMGLATAIECEAADGLHMDEADYLAEVIDPATGKHLPERTTGELIFTSLWMQGTPLLRYRTRDLTHLIEPPCTCDFVTIGKMGKVQGRMDAQTKIGYGQKIYPVLFDEVLLSIPGVLGYHLVLEKEGYRDKLTFRVEMKGDTGGAQDKILEALMQLDEIREPLENDLITKPMIEIVQAGSVPFAPKSKVIEDRRQNYDQATGPAKDS
- a CDS encoding MEDS domain-containing protein; its protein translation is MVDQVADEALVAAEPERNTVEDHIALIFHKDEERLTTITPLIKVGLEKGELCLYVSNEENDQAIVEALRAEHIDVEKAVSNGSLILTNKREMYFKLGRFDPEWTIRVINNIADLARSYGFTAMRVMSEMAWTQEMVAGIERWPEYEAKLNALNPGISLRIICQYDRRLFSPEALMAAIQTHPRIVADGEISKNSFFIPSDRLLMGNYAEAELEMVMASIRQLNSSEAALQDRDSIIERLTQQADADNAARKSLEAALDESRHRFKEFAERASDWAWELDEQGAFIYSSPRIRDILGMQPEEIIGKTPMDLVSKEAADRTAKLLTPAMSSHAPISALEMEARHKDGHVVYLEMNGTPRFDQDGKFQGYRGVDRDISGRKASKQAIEESRRRAEESLAEIKARDERIAALDQEIVQLKGSLAEFDSSLTALRGEIDGKENILREANENLARLNESLQAREAEISTLRASHDEKQSTLEAQADEIADLKRQLEERGGELSGIQAALAAAQLAVLGKTSELEKLTSGFNAQSLELKGARDSLSGVEETLAHKEQESFAMRQQIDRLEADLKATKESLAMRSEEFGRAQQELSEAKVSLEQVKGELAVGSEELAQKVKDLAGAEELAEQRARELAAANEAIEAKTGELVTVNGSLEQKVAEIAAVTALAEGRATELSSVKEDLERTQSELSSTKVWLERAASDLAAAKQLMEQRTSELGAANEAIEAKTGELAAMNASLEQKAAELAAANELAEQRASELAAMSASLEQKAAELAAAESRVAEKDGALVGSLAEVEGLKAMLSSRESDLEARTAERDARLEEIAQAREDIDRLEQTLVTRGGELAGTVAACEGVKADLAALTEELQLARESIDRVEEEKVELRSTIEARDVALADLNAVLGRTTSDLAAREGELATVRAVLSERERELSQASSRVDVLSKILVLKEEELSASLKISEARRCQADQLDVQARQLEADQNVSVTVISGLREAMHRGGKDLAQAKAEHEAALAQACAAAARERELAGARWVENVLLRTRVQELEASRNAATGEAMGLRKAFMGLASPAAMVSPEGKIILANPAMEQIMSMDLAGRATADLWPGLDISEPGSIRIEQNGQLMEMKVLPSALRDGMQDIGTVLTFGEPVPIRAAESKGPNPAALAHDLNDSLQVIMGSVSLAKEYVIPEGRMYSKLRRIESASVTARDLASQLMSPAREVHLDASSVPTNLTRGKGRLLLMDDDENVLEATGDLLRYLGYNVEVARDGEEAVAMCKEAEEIWQSYDLAMVDLSISSGMGGLEASKSLVAMNPRIALIVTSGYISDPVIADPKAHGFAAALSKPYSAELLSKTIAEVLASQPSA